In Escherichia ruysiae, a genomic segment contains:
- the arnB gene encoding UDP-4-amino-4-deoxy-L-arabinose aminotransferase, with amino-acid sequence MSDFLPFSRPAIGAEELAAVQEVFESGWITTGPKNQALEAAFCQLTGNQHAIAVSSATAGMHITLMALGIGADDEVITPSMTWVSTLNMISLLGATPVMVDVDRDTLMITPEAIEAAITPYTKAIIPVHYAGAPADIDAIRAIAERHGIAVIEDAAHAVGTYYKGQHTGAKGTAIFSFHAIKNITCAEGGLIVTDNENLARQLRMLKFHGLGVDAYDRQTWGRTPQAEVLTPGYKYNLTDINAAIALTQLNKLEQLNTRRRDIALQYQQALATLPFQPLSVPAWSHVHAWHLFIIRVDEQRCGISRDALMEALKERGIGTGLHFRAAHTQKYYRERFPTLSLPNTEWNSERICSLPLFPDMTTADADRVITALQQLAGQ; translated from the coding sequence AATAGGCGCGGAAGAACTCGCTGCAGTTCAAGAGGTTTTCGAATCCGGTTGGATAACCACTGGCCCGAAGAATCAAGCACTGGAAGCGGCCTTTTGCCAGTTGACAGGAAATCAACATGCCATCGCAGTCAGCTCGGCCACTGCTGGAATGCATATCACGCTGATGGCGCTGGGGATTGGCGCTGATGATGAAGTCATCACCCCCTCCATGACCTGGGTTTCAACCCTCAATATGATCTCCCTGTTGGGCGCAACGCCGGTGATGGTGGACGTTGATCGCGATACGCTGATGATCACGCCTGAAGCGATCGAAGCGGCCATTACGCCCTACACCAAAGCGATTATCCCGGTGCATTATGCCGGAGCGCCAGCAGATATTGACGCCATTCGCGCCATTGCTGAACGCCACGGTATCGCGGTCATTGAAGATGCCGCCCACGCCGTCGGTACGTATTACAAAGGTCAGCATACTGGTGCAAAGGGCACCGCTATTTTTTCGTTTCACGCCATCAAAAATATTACCTGCGCGGAAGGCGGCCTGATTGTTACCGATAATGAAAACCTCGCCCGCCAGTTACGCATGTTGAAATTTCATGGTCTGGGTGTCGATGCATACGACAGACAAACCTGGGGCCGCACACCGCAGGCTGAAGTATTAACGCCAGGCTATAAGTACAATCTGACCGATATTAACGCTGCGATAGCTCTGACGCAGTTGAATAAATTAGAGCAACTAAATACTCGCCGTCGCGACATTGCCCTGCAATATCAGCAAGCACTGGCAACTCTCCCTTTCCAGCCTTTAAGCGTTCCTGCATGGTCACACGTTCACGCCTGGCATCTGTTTATCATTCGTGTTGATGAACAACGTTGTGGTATCAGCCGCGATGCTCTGATGGAAGCGTTAAAAGAAAGAGGCATTGGAACCGGGTTACATTTCCGCGCCGCCCACACGCAAAAATATTATCGCGAGCGTTTTCCAACGCTGTCGTTGCCGAATACGGAATGGAATAGCGAACGCATCTGTTCGTTGCCGCTGTTCCCGGATATGACCACCGCCGATGCCGATCGCGTCATCACTGCCCTTCAGCAACTCGCAGGACAATAA
- the arnC gene encoding undecaprenyl-phosphate 4-deoxy-4-formamido-L-arabinose transferase: MFEIHPVKKVSVVIPIYNEQESLPELIRRTTAACESLGKEYEILLVDDGSNDNSAQMLVDASQAEGSHIVSILLNRNYGQHSAIMAGFSHVTGDLIITLDADLQNPPEEIPHLVEKADEGYDVVGTVRQNRQDSWFRKTASKMINRLIQRTTGKAMGDYGCMLRAYRRHIVDAMLHCHERSTFIPILANIFARRAIEIPVHHAEREFGESKYSFMRLINLMYDLVTCLTTTPLRMLSLLGSIIAIGGFSIAVLLVILRLTFGPQWAAEGVFMLFAVLFTFIGAQFIGMGLLGEYIGRIYTDVRARPRYFVQQVIRPSSKENE; encoded by the coding sequence ATGTTTGAAATCCACCCTGTTAAGAAAGTCTCGGTGGTTATTCCCATTTATAACGAGCAGGAAAGTTTACCGGAATTAATCAGGCGCACCACCGCAGCTTGTGAATCACTGGGCAAAGAGTATGAAATACTGTTGGTTGATGACGGCAGTAACGACAACTCCGCACAAATGCTGGTCGATGCCTCACAAGCGGAGGGCAGCCATATTGTGTCTATTTTGCTTAACCGCAATTACGGACAACATTCGGCAATTATGGCGGGATTCAGTCACGTTACCGGCGACTTAATCATTACTCTTGATGCCGATCTCCAGAATCCACCAGAAGAAATCCCCCACCTGGTGGAAAAAGCCGATGAAGGTTACGACGTGGTAGGGACTGTGCGCCAGAATCGCCAGGACAGCTGGTTTCGTAAAACCGCCTCGAAGATGATTAACCGGCTTATCCAGCGCACCACCGGCAAAGCGATGGGCGACTACGGCTGTATGCTGCGCGCTTATCGCCGGCATATTGTCGATGCGATGTTGCACTGCCATGAACGCAGCACCTTTATTCCTATTCTGGCGAATATCTTTGCCCGCCGCGCCATTGAAATTCCGGTGCATCATGCCGAGCGTGAGTTTGGTGAATCCAAATACAGCTTTATGCGCCTGATTAATTTGATGTACGACCTGGTGACCTGCCTTACCACTACGCCGCTACGTATGCTGAGTCTGCTCGGCAGCATTATTGCGATTGGCGGTTTTAGCATCGCGGTGCTGCTGGTGATTTTACGCCTGACCTTCGGACCACAATGGGCGGCTGAAGGAGTCTTTATGCTGTTTGCCGTGCTGTTTACCTTTATTGGCGCTCAGTTTATCGGCATGGGCTTGCTCGGTGAATATATCGGCAGGATCTACACCGATGTCCGCGCCCGCCCCCGCTATTTTGTTCAGCAAGTTATCCGTCCATCCAGCAAGGAAAATGAAT